The following coding sequences are from one Triticum aestivum cultivar Chinese Spring chromosome 5A, IWGSC CS RefSeq v2.1, whole genome shotgun sequence window:
- the LOC123102457 gene encoding formin-like protein 12 isoform X9, protein MALFRRLFYRKPPDRLLEIADRVYVFDCCFSTETMDQFKYKNYLDSIVLQLREQFADSSLMVLNFRDEGKSLVSGLFSLYRITVKDYPCQYLGCPLLPLDIVIHFLRLSERWLMFEGKQNILLMHCEKGGWPVLAFMLAALLLYRKQYNGEQRTLDMVYKQAPKELLQMLTTLNPQPSHVRYLQYICRMDYELGLPTQPIPFTLDCVILRGVPNFDGVGGCRPIVRVYGQDILTLDRGRNALATPFKAKKHVRRYRQADNMPVKLNVGSCVQGDVVLECLHVDDGLENERLMFRVMFNTFFIQSHILQLDFEHIDVSWDADHRFIKNFKAEVLFSEFDAESDASSEIASGDDDDDDDDDCGDEIEVGSADEFFEAEEIFSSLDLHDGHKDADFRSIASSDRTSSVEARKISPFSSLELSSDDIDGSPENKIDDMNMSFGILNDENACTSVDTNIMHEDITRVVSSLESTTDGGRDSINSSSATYIDKDDGCTVENSDSRQDRIVDPKQDLSHTDNVLVKEVIILETNSPKDIQMIKEVIISEVTAPKQVLEGEIELGNAVHNSESIILTEADSTEGLNIDIALKQDEGDSPREECVTSVNGTKQENNSNTDQPSISDTNVLVIEPADQNNRMEPPLVGRPHLQSTSATMILNSGEQKIKQSDASNNNGAAEQTEGTEASVSNSTGQPSNISSVNMLSEGFSLEANGTLTHASASTVTADSSRLALKKKTFLPLSTQRIFAPYSPRRNVLRSASTDLSFLSPLQTESNQNSVPSTSGRDVVTTPSVSPPPPSSTSLRSSLVNPPLRPIKTVSSLPSSSSLEAYIEMSTSYSPLSHVNPHPPLISLSPPRQPYPAKTHEKDLHAGSLSFPALPASNRYASHPPAPPPPPPSRTLCTKIISSTSISHHAQRREKGSCSSSPRRQTILNLGFSSLTLPSKSSIVMTDFILGASDFIDMEVTNRRNIPTDMYVPTTSEDTKYFFHMPHSLSPKTSQHSTPQPPPLLPLLPQLPLPITDSESVPLISSKSSSDCSYKEAATPPGKQPLSPPPLGANDPSSSKFKEEVPHEQPLDPPLEACKEFSWHELIIETPPSTVHIKEHGAIPTPPHPPSWHRGISPAHILTRQPRHPPSTPPAAPPLPPHLSLLPSLEPLPSPSVTPSTESLSSPHLPQTPALHINDISSLSAPPPSPPPPPPPPREHEVICPLPPISPKRHDVPSPPPPPPFGQHQALLPPSISQDHVIAPPPPLTRDAGIPLPPPPPPRESAGNFPHPIEGSPSPTLLECQVRAPIPPSPPFCEGKERIPPPISLEGNKTTPQPSLIRGREGTPLQDGFQGGAPPPTAPLGVHGGAPSPPPPPPVACRVAPPPPPPLPGGCEGPPPPPLLPPGAHSGAPPPPPLPGGYEVAPPPPPLPPGAYGGAAPPPPPPPGGYGGAPLPPPPPGGIGGVPPPPPPIGGIGGTPTPPPPAGFRGGAPSPPPPPGGYGGTPPPPPPRGHGGVGGPPPPPGAPAPPMPPGIPGGPPPPPGVPGGPPPPPGGRGGPPPPGVRGLRSLGATSLTVARKSSLKPLHWVKVTRAMQGSVWAEIQKQDADRQKVAQKQKGLENLLVPKLIRFT, encoded by the exons ATGGCGCTGTTCCGGAGGCTGTTCTACCGGAAGCCGCCGGATCGGCTCCTCGAGATCGCAGACCGCGTCTACG TATTCGATTGTTGCTTCTCGACAGAAACCATGGATCAATTCAAATACAAGAATTACCTGGACAGCATTGTGTTGCAGCTCCGTGAGCAGTTTGCAGATTCTTCATTGATGGTATTAAACTTCAGAGATGAAGGAAAAAGTCTGGTTTCAGGCTTGTTCTCCCTGTACAGAATTACAGTCAAAGATTACCCCTGCCAATACTTAGGATGCCCATTGCTTCCTTTGGACATCGTCATCCACTTCCTCAGGCTGAGCGAGAGGTGGCTTATGTTTGAAGGGAAGCAAAATATTCTGCTAATGCACTGTGAGAAAGGCGGATGGCCAGTGTTGGCATTTATGCTTGCAGCTCTTCTTCTGTACCGGAAACAATACAATGGGGAACAAAGAACTCTGGACATGGTGTACAAGCAAGCACCGAAGGAGCTTCTTCAGATGTTAACAACATTAAATCCACAGCCTTCTCATGTTCGATATCTACAGTACATATGCAGAATGGACTACGAGTTAGGGTTGCCCACACAACCTATTCCTTTCACCCTGGATTGTGTAATTCTTAGAGGAGTACCAAATTTCGATGGGGTAGGTGGTTGTAGGCCAATAGTTCGAGTATATGGGCAGGATATTCTAACGCTTGATAGAGGTCGCAATGCTCTTGCAACACCATTCAAAGCCAAGAAACATGTTAGGCGTTACAGACAG GCAGACAACATGCCGGTGAAGTTAAATGTGGGATCATGCGTCCAAGGTGATGTGGTCCTTGAATGCTTGCATGTGGATGATGGCCTAGAAAATGAAAGGCTAATGTTTAGGGTGATGTTCAATACTTTCTTTATCCAGTCTCACATTTTACAGTTGGACTTTGAGCACATTGATGTCTCTTGGGATGCTGATCACCGGTTCATAAAGAACTTCAAAGCAGAG GTACTCTTTTCAGAGTTTGATGCTGAATCTGATGCGTCTTCCGAAATTGCatccggtgatgatgatgatgatgacgacgacgactgtGGTGATGAGATAGAAGTTGGCTCTGCTGATGAGTTCTTTGAAGCAGAAGAAATCTTCAGTAGTCTTGACTTACATGATGGACACAAGGATGCTGATTTTCGTTCCATAGCTTCTTCAGATCGTACTTCAAGCGTTGAAGCTAGGAAAATCTCACCATTTTCCAGTCTTGAGCTGAGCAGTGATGATATTGATGGATCACCAGAAAATAAAATCGATGACATGAATATGTCATTTGGAATACTAAATGATGAAAATGCATGCACATCTGTTGACACCAATATTATGCATGAAGATATAACGAGAGTAGTGTCAAGTTTGGAAAGTACAACAGATGGAGGCAGAGACAGCATCAATTCGAGTTCTGCTACCTACATAGATAAAGATGATGGCTGCACAGTTGAAAACAGCGATTCAAGGCAGGACAGGATAGTGGATCCCAAGCAAGACTTGAGTCATACTGATAACGTGCTGGTCAAAGAGGTGATTATATTGGAAACCAATAGTCCAAAGGACATTCAGATGATCAAAGAAGTAATCATATCTGAAGTCACCGCTCCAAAACAAGTGCTGGAGGGCGAGATTGAATTAGGCAATGCAGTCCACAATTCAGAAAGCATCATATTGACGGAGGCTGATAGTACTGAAGGACTTAACATTGACATTGCTCTCAAACAGGATGAGGGAGATAGTCCAAGAGAAGAATGCGTTACTTCTGTCAATGGCACCAAACAAGAAAACAACAGTAATACGGATCAACCTAGCATCAGTGACACAAACGTACTAGTGATTGAGCCCGCAGATCAGAATAACAGGATGGAGCCTCCACTAGTAGGGAGGCCACACCTGCAGAGCACAAGTGCTACCATGATTTTAAATTCTGGCGAGCAAAAgattaagcagtctgatgcttccaATAACAATGGAGCTGCAGAACAAACAGAGGGAACGGAAGCTTCTGTATCCAACTCGACAGGCCAACCTTCGAATATTTCTTCTGTGAATATGCTATCTGAAGGTTTTAGCCTGGAAGCAAATGGCACTCTAACTCATGCCAGTGCAAGTACAGTTACAGCTGACTCGTCTCGACTGGCGCTAAAGAAAAAAACTTTTCTTCCTTTGTCAACACAACGTATTTTTGCTCCATACTCTCCCAGGCGTAATGTGCTCCGTTCAGCATCGACAGATTTGTCCTTTCTATCTCCATTGCAAACAGAATCTAATCAGAACTCTGTTCCTTCTACAAGCGGGAGGGATGTTGTTACTACACCTTCAGTGTCTCCACCGCCCCCATCCTCTACATCTCTGAGATCATCCCTAGTAAATCCCCCTCTACGACCAATCAAAACTGTTTCATCTTTACCTTCATCTTCATCATTGGAAGCATATATAGAGATGTCAACTTCCTATTCTCCATTATCACATGTTAACCCTCATCCTCCCTTGATATCATTATCACCACCTCGACAACCTTACCCAGCAAAGACACATGAAAAAGATTTACATGCAGGTAGTCTATCTTTTCCTGCTTTGCCTGCTTCCAACAGGTATGCATCTCACCCTCCAGCGCCACCCCCACCTCCTCCTTCACGTACTCTTTGTACTAAAATTATTTCAAGCACCTCAATATCTCATCATGCACAAAGAAGAGAAAAAGGGTCTTGCTCCTCTAGTCCTCGTAGACAAACTATTCTCAACCTAGGTTTTTCCTCTCTAACTTTACCATCCAAAAGTAGTATAGTGATGACAGACTTTATCTTAGGAGCCTCTGATTTTATAGACATGGAAGTAACAAACAGAAGAAATATACCAACTGACATGTATGTTCCAACTACCAGTGAAGATACAAAGTATTTCTTTCACATGCCTCATTCTTTATCTCCCAAAACTTCTCAACATAGTACACCACAGCCTCCACCTCTGCTTCCTCTACTGCCACAACTACCATTGCCAATTACAGATAGTGAATCAGTACCACTTATAAGCTCAAAGTCTTCTTCAGATTGTTCATATAAAGAAGCAGCAACACCACCAGGAAAACAACCCCTCTCTCCACCTCCACTTGGAGCAAATGATCCTTCAAGTTCAAAATTTAAAGAGGAAGTACCTCATGAACAGCCTTTAGATCCTCCTTTGGAAGCATGCAAGGAATTCTCGTGGCATGAACTGATCATTGAAACCCCACCCTCCACAGTTCATATAAAAGAACATGGAGCCATTCCAACCCCACCACATCCACCCAGCTGGCATAGGGGAATTTCACCTGCTCATATACTTACACGTCAACCCCGTCACCCACCTTCAACACCACCTGCAGCCCCGCCTTTGCCACCACACTTGTCTTTACTCCCATCTCTAGAACCTTTGCCCTCACCTTCAGTTACACCCTCAACAGAATCCTTGTCATCTCCCCATTTACCTCAAACACCAGCCCTTCATATAAATGATATATCATCCCTGTCTGccccaccaccatctccaccgcctcctccacctccgcctAGAGAGCATGAAGTAATTTGCCCTTTGCCTCCAATTTCACCTAAAAGGCATGATGTACCctcacctccaccaccacctccttttGGACAACATCAAGCACTTTTGCCTCCTTCCATTTCCCAGGATCATGTAATAGCTCCACCTCCACCTCTAACAAGGGATGCTGgaattccgctgccaccaccacctccacctagAGAGAGCGCTGGGAATTTCCCTCATCCTATTGAAGGAAGCCCATCTCCAACTCTACTAGAATGTCAAGTTAGAGCTCCAATTCCGCCATCACCTCCTTTTTGTGAAGGAAAGGAAAGAATTCCACCTCCAATTTCTCTTGAAGGAAATAAAACAACTCCACAGCCTTCTCTTATTAGAGGACGAGAAGGAACTCCACTGCAAGATGGATTTCAAGGTGGAGCTCCACCTCCAACAGCACCTCTTGGAGTGCATGGAGGggctccatcgccgccgccaccacctcctgtagCATGTCGAgtggctccaccgccgccgccgccacttccCGGAGGATGCGAagggccgcctccacctcctctgcTACCTCCTGGTGCACATAGtggagctccaccgccgccaccacttCCCGGGGGATACGAAGtggcacctccacctcctccgctaCCTCCTGGAGCCTATGGTGgggctgcaccgccgccgccgccacctcccggaGGATATGGAGGGGCACCtctacctcctcctccacctgGAGGAATCGGAGGAGTTCCACCTCCACCACCGCCTATTGGAGGGATAGGAGGTACTCCAACTCCTCCACCTCCCGCAGGATTTCGAGGTGGAgctccgtctcctcctcctcctcccggagGATATGGCGggactcctccaccacctcctcctagaGGGCATGGAGGAGTAGGTGGCCCCCCTCCCCCACCAGGTGCACCTGCTCCTCCAATGCCCCCCGGAatacctggtggcccccctccacctCCTGGAgtacctggtggcccccctccacctCCTGGTGGACGAGGTGGCCCCCCTCCACCTGGTGTAAGAGGTCTTCGTTCCTTGGGCGCAACCTCACTTACTGTAGCACGGAAGTCATCTCTAAAACCACTGCACTGGGTCAAAGTAACAAGAGCAATGCAAGGAAGTGTATGGGCAGAAATTCAAAAGCAAGATGCTGATAG GCAAAAGGTGGCGCAAAAACAGAAGGGGCTGGAAAATCTATTGGTTCCAAAACTGATAAGATTCACCTG A
- the LOC123102457 gene encoding formin-like protein 12 isoform X5, translating to MALFRRLFYRKPPDRLLEIADRVYVFDCCFSTETMDQFKYKNYLDSIVLQLREQFADSSLMVLNFRDEGKSLVSGLFSLYRITVKDYPCQYLGCPLLPLDIVIHFLRLSERWLMFEGKQNILLMHCEKGGWPVLAFMLAALLLYRKQYNGEQRTLDMVYKQAPKELLQMLTTLNPQPSHVRYLQYICRMDYELGLPTQPIPFTLDCVILRGVPNFDGVGGCRPIVRVYGQDILTLDRGRNALATPFKAKKHVRRYRQADNMPVKLNVGSCVQGDVVLECLHVDDGLENERLMFRVMFNTFFIQSHILQLDFEHIDVSWDADHRFIKNFKAEVLFSEFDAESDASSEIASGDDDDDDDDDCGDEIEVGSADEFFEAEEIFSSLDLHDGHKDADFRSIASSDRTSSVEARKISPFSSLELSSDDIDGSPENKIDDMNMSFGILNDENACTSVDTNIMHEDITRVVSSLESTTDGGRDSINSSSATYIDKDDGCTVENSDSRQDRIVDPKQDLSHTDNVLVKEVIILETNSPKDIQMIKEVIISEVTAPKQVLEGEIELGNAVHNSESIILTEADSTEGLNIDIALKQDEGDSPREECVTSVNGTKQENNSNTDQPSISDTNVLVIEPADQNNRMEPPLVGRPHLQSTSATMILNSGEQKIKQSDASNNNGAAEQTEGTEASVSNSTGQPSNISSVNMLSEGFSLEANGTLTHASASTVTADSSRLALKKKTFLPLSTQRIFAPYSPRRNVLRSASTDLSFLSPLQTESNQNSVPSTSGRDVVTTPSVSPPPPSSTSLRSSLVNPPLRPIKTVSSLPSSSSLEAYIEMSTSYSPLSHVNPHPPLISLSPPRQPYPAKTHEKDLHAGSLSFPALPASNRYASHPPAPPPPPPSRTLCTKIISSTSISHHAQRREKGSCSSSPRRQTILNLGFSSLTLPSKSSIVMTDFILGASDFIDMEVTNRRNIPTDMYVPTTSEDTKYFFHMPHSLSPKTSQHSTPQPPPLLPLLPQLPLPITDSESVPLISSKSSSDCSYKEAATPPGKQPLSPPPLGANDPSSSKFKEEVPHEQPLDPPLEACKEFSWHELIIETPPSTVHIKEHGAIPTPPHPPSWHRGISPAHILTRQPRHPPSTPPAAPPLPPHLSLLPSLEPLPSPSVTPSTESLSSPHLPQTPALHINDISSLSAPPPSPPPPPPPPREHEVICPLPPISPKRHDVPSPPPPPPFGQHQALLPPSISQDHVIAPPPPLTRDAGIPLPPPPPPRESAGNFPHPIEGSPSPTLLECQVRAPIPPSPPFCEGKERIPPPISLEGNKTTPQPSLIRGREGTPLQDGFQGGAPPPTAPLGVHGGAPSPPPPPPVACRVAPPPPPPLPGGCEGPPPPPLLPPGAHSGAPPPPPLPGGYEVAPPPPPLPPGAYGGAAPPPPPPPGGYGGAPLPPPPPGGIGGVPPPPPPIGGIGGTPTPPPPAGFRGGAPSPPPPPGGYGGTPPPPPPRGHGGVGGPPPPPGAPAPPMPPGIPGGPPPPPGVPGGPPPPPGGRGGPPPPGVRGLRSLGATSLTVARKSSLKPLHWVKVTRAMQGSVWAEIQKQDADSDSEFDVSELASLFTIAPKAKGGAKTEGAGKSIGSKTDKIHLMDIRRANNTEIMLTKIKMPLSEMMSAALALDDSVLDADQVENLIKFCPTKEEMELLKNFTGDKETLGKCEQFFLELMKVPRIESKFRIFAFKIQFQTQIRDVRKNLLTVASACEERL from the exons ATGGCGCTGTTCCGGAGGCTGTTCTACCGGAAGCCGCCGGATCGGCTCCTCGAGATCGCAGACCGCGTCTACG TATTCGATTGTTGCTTCTCGACAGAAACCATGGATCAATTCAAATACAAGAATTACCTGGACAGCATTGTGTTGCAGCTCCGTGAGCAGTTTGCAGATTCTTCATTGATGGTATTAAACTTCAGAGATGAAGGAAAAAGTCTGGTTTCAGGCTTGTTCTCCCTGTACAGAATTACAGTCAAAGATTACCCCTGCCAATACTTAGGATGCCCATTGCTTCCTTTGGACATCGTCATCCACTTCCTCAGGCTGAGCGAGAGGTGGCTTATGTTTGAAGGGAAGCAAAATATTCTGCTAATGCACTGTGAGAAAGGCGGATGGCCAGTGTTGGCATTTATGCTTGCAGCTCTTCTTCTGTACCGGAAACAATACAATGGGGAACAAAGAACTCTGGACATGGTGTACAAGCAAGCACCGAAGGAGCTTCTTCAGATGTTAACAACATTAAATCCACAGCCTTCTCATGTTCGATATCTACAGTACATATGCAGAATGGACTACGAGTTAGGGTTGCCCACACAACCTATTCCTTTCACCCTGGATTGTGTAATTCTTAGAGGAGTACCAAATTTCGATGGGGTAGGTGGTTGTAGGCCAATAGTTCGAGTATATGGGCAGGATATTCTAACGCTTGATAGAGGTCGCAATGCTCTTGCAACACCATTCAAAGCCAAGAAACATGTTAGGCGTTACAGACAG GCAGACAACATGCCGGTGAAGTTAAATGTGGGATCATGCGTCCAAGGTGATGTGGTCCTTGAATGCTTGCATGTGGATGATGGCCTAGAAAATGAAAGGCTAATGTTTAGGGTGATGTTCAATACTTTCTTTATCCAGTCTCACATTTTACAGTTGGACTTTGAGCACATTGATGTCTCTTGGGATGCTGATCACCGGTTCATAAAGAACTTCAAAGCAGAG GTACTCTTTTCAGAGTTTGATGCTGAATCTGATGCGTCTTCCGAAATTGCatccggtgatgatgatgatgatgacgacgacgactgtGGTGATGAGATAGAAGTTGGCTCTGCTGATGAGTTCTTTGAAGCAGAAGAAATCTTCAGTAGTCTTGACTTACATGATGGACACAAGGATGCTGATTTTCGTTCCATAGCTTCTTCAGATCGTACTTCAAGCGTTGAAGCTAGGAAAATCTCACCATTTTCCAGTCTTGAGCTGAGCAGTGATGATATTGATGGATCACCAGAAAATAAAATCGATGACATGAATATGTCATTTGGAATACTAAATGATGAAAATGCATGCACATCTGTTGACACCAATATTATGCATGAAGATATAACGAGAGTAGTGTCAAGTTTGGAAAGTACAACAGATGGAGGCAGAGACAGCATCAATTCGAGTTCTGCTACCTACATAGATAAAGATGATGGCTGCACAGTTGAAAACAGCGATTCAAGGCAGGACAGGATAGTGGATCCCAAGCAAGACTTGAGTCATACTGATAACGTGCTGGTCAAAGAGGTGATTATATTGGAAACCAATAGTCCAAAGGACATTCAGATGATCAAAGAAGTAATCATATCTGAAGTCACCGCTCCAAAACAAGTGCTGGAGGGCGAGATTGAATTAGGCAATGCAGTCCACAATTCAGAAAGCATCATATTGACGGAGGCTGATAGTACTGAAGGACTTAACATTGACATTGCTCTCAAACAGGATGAGGGAGATAGTCCAAGAGAAGAATGCGTTACTTCTGTCAATGGCACCAAACAAGAAAACAACAGTAATACGGATCAACCTAGCATCAGTGACACAAACGTACTAGTGATTGAGCCCGCAGATCAGAATAACAGGATGGAGCCTCCACTAGTAGGGAGGCCACACCTGCAGAGCACAAGTGCTACCATGATTTTAAATTCTGGCGAGCAAAAgattaagcagtctgatgcttccaATAACAATGGAGCTGCAGAACAAACAGAGGGAACGGAAGCTTCTGTATCCAACTCGACAGGCCAACCTTCGAATATTTCTTCTGTGAATATGCTATCTGAAGGTTTTAGCCTGGAAGCAAATGGCACTCTAACTCATGCCAGTGCAAGTACAGTTACAGCTGACTCGTCTCGACTGGCGCTAAAGAAAAAAACTTTTCTTCCTTTGTCAACACAACGTATTTTTGCTCCATACTCTCCCAGGCGTAATGTGCTCCGTTCAGCATCGACAGATTTGTCCTTTCTATCTCCATTGCAAACAGAATCTAATCAGAACTCTGTTCCTTCTACAAGCGGGAGGGATGTTGTTACTACACCTTCAGTGTCTCCACCGCCCCCATCCTCTACATCTCTGAGATCATCCCTAGTAAATCCCCCTCTACGACCAATCAAAACTGTTTCATCTTTACCTTCATCTTCATCATTGGAAGCATATATAGAGATGTCAACTTCCTATTCTCCATTATCACATGTTAACCCTCATCCTCCCTTGATATCATTATCACCACCTCGACAACCTTACCCAGCAAAGACACATGAAAAAGATTTACATGCAGGTAGTCTATCTTTTCCTGCTTTGCCTGCTTCCAACAGGTATGCATCTCACCCTCCAGCGCCACCCCCACCTCCTCCTTCACGTACTCTTTGTACTAAAATTATTTCAAGCACCTCAATATCTCATCATGCACAAAGAAGAGAAAAAGGGTCTTGCTCCTCTAGTCCTCGTAGACAAACTATTCTCAACCTAGGTTTTTCCTCTCTAACTTTACCATCCAAAAGTAGTATAGTGATGACAGACTTTATCTTAGGAGCCTCTGATTTTATAGACATGGAAGTAACAAACAGAAGAAATATACCAACTGACATGTATGTTCCAACTACCAGTGAAGATACAAAGTATTTCTTTCACATGCCTCATTCTTTATCTCCCAAAACTTCTCAACATAGTACACCACAGCCTCCACCTCTGCTTCCTCTACTGCCACAACTACCATTGCCAATTACAGATAGTGAATCAGTACCACTTATAAGCTCAAAGTCTTCTTCAGATTGTTCATATAAAGAAGCAGCAACACCACCAGGAAAACAACCCCTCTCTCCACCTCCACTTGGAGCAAATGATCCTTCAAGTTCAAAATTTAAAGAGGAAGTACCTCATGAACAGCCTTTAGATCCTCCTTTGGAAGCATGCAAGGAATTCTCGTGGCATGAACTGATCATTGAAACCCCACCCTCCACAGTTCATATAAAAGAACATGGAGCCATTCCAACCCCACCACATCCACCCAGCTGGCATAGGGGAATTTCACCTGCTCATATACTTACACGTCAACCCCGTCACCCACCTTCAACACCACCTGCAGCCCCGCCTTTGCCACCACACTTGTCTTTACTCCCATCTCTAGAACCTTTGCCCTCACCTTCAGTTACACCCTCAACAGAATCCTTGTCATCTCCCCATTTACCTCAAACACCAGCCCTTCATATAAATGATATATCATCCCTGTCTGccccaccaccatctccaccgcctcctccacctccgcctAGAGAGCATGAAGTAATTTGCCCTTTGCCTCCAATTTCACCTAAAAGGCATGATGTACCctcacctccaccaccacctccttttGGACAACATCAAGCACTTTTGCCTCCTTCCATTTCCCAGGATCATGTAATAGCTCCACCTCCACCTCTAACAAGGGATGCTGgaattccgctgccaccaccacctccacctagAGAGAGCGCTGGGAATTTCCCTCATCCTATTGAAGGAAGCCCATCTCCAACTCTACTAGAATGTCAAGTTAGAGCTCCAATTCCGCCATCACCTCCTTTTTGTGAAGGAAAGGAAAGAATTCCACCTCCAATTTCTCTTGAAGGAAATAAAACAACTCCACAGCCTTCTCTTATTAGAGGACGAGAAGGAACTCCACTGCAAGATGGATTTCAAGGTGGAGCTCCACCTCCAACAGCACCTCTTGGAGTGCATGGAGGggctccatcgccgccgccaccacctcctgtagCATGTCGAgtggctccaccgccgccgccgccacttccCGGAGGATGCGAagggccgcctccacctcctctgcTACCTCCTGGTGCACATAGtggagctccaccgccgccaccacttCCCGGGGGATACGAAGtggcacctccacctcctccgctaCCTCCTGGAGCCTATGGTGgggctgcaccgccgccgccgccacctcccggaGGATATGGAGGGGCACCtctacctcctcctccacctgGAGGAATCGGAGGAGTTCCACCTCCACCACCGCCTATTGGAGGGATAGGAGGTACTCCAACTCCTCCACCTCCCGCAGGATTTCGAGGTGGAgctccgtctcctcctcctcctcccggagGATATGGCGggactcctccaccacctcctcctagaGGGCATGGAGGAGTAGGTGGCCCCCCTCCCCCACCAGGTGCACCTGCTCCTCCAATGCCCCCCGGAatacctggtggcccccctccacctCCTGGAgtacctggtggcccccctccacctCCTGGTGGACGAGGTGGCCCCCCTCCACCTGGTGTAAGAGGTCTTCGTTCCTTGGGCGCAACCTCACTTACTGTAGCACGGAAGTCATCTCTAAAACCACTGCACTGGGTCAAAGTAACAAGAGCAATGCAAGGAAGTGTATGGGCAGAAATTCAAAAGCAAGATGCTGATAG CGATTCTGAGTTCGATGTGAGTGAACTGGCATCTCTTTTCACTATTGCTCCAAAGGCAAAAGGTGGCGCAAAAACAGAAGGGGCTGGAAAATCTATTGGTTCCAAAACTGATAAGATTCACCTG ATGGATATAAGACGGGCAAATAACACAGAGATCATGTTGACGAAAATCAAAATGCCACTCTCCGAAATGATG AGTGCTGCTCTGGCCTTGGACGATTCAGTTTTAGACGCTGATCAGGTTGAAAATCTCATAAAGTTTTGCCCAACAAAAGAGGAAATGGAGCTTCTAAAG AACTTTACAGGAGACAAGGAAACTCTTGGAAAGTGTGAACAG TTCTTTCTAGAATTGATGAAGGTGCCGAGGATTGAATCTAAGTTTAGGATATTTGCTTTCAAGATTCAGTTTCAGACACAG ATTAGGGATGTTAGAAAGAATTTGCTGACCGTGGCATCGGCTTGTGAGGAG AGGCTCTGA